In the Brockia lithotrophica genome, ACCCCATGTGCATACAAATGTTATTCTGGCTCCGAGGGAGGGGGAACATGCGAACAACGGGAATCGTGCGAAAAATAGATGAACTTGGGAGAATCGTGATTCCGAGCGACATTCGTCGCGAACTCGGTCTGGGAGAACGAGATCTCGTCGAAATCTCGGTCGAAGGAGACGCGATTGTCGTACGCCGGTTTGAATCCGTGTGCGTGTTTTGCGGGAGCAAAGAAGATCTTCTCGATTACCGGAGAAAAACCGTCTGCCGCCGCTGCGCCCAAGCTCTCTGCCGAATGGCGGAAGAAAGTACGAGCGCAGGTGAGGACTAGGAAACCGGGGATTCCCGTTCTCCCTTACCCTTTTCGTGAAACCGGCGGTAGAGCTCGCGGGCGGAAAGGGAAAACCGCTCTGCGGCCTCCTTTGCGGCGTCCTTAGCGCCCATGCCCTCTTTCGTTCGACGCTCCACACAGGCGAGAGCTTCCGCCAGGCGTTCCTCGACGCGAGGTCGCGGCTCCTCCCCACGTGGAACCTCTTCTGCGGCGCCCGCGACGACGAGGGTGACCTCCCCACGCACGGAAGCCGTCTCCGCCCAGCGGGCGAGTTCTTCGAGGGAGCCGCGGCGAAATTCTTCGTGGAGCTTGGTGAGCTCCCGAGCCAAACTCGCCGGACGGTCGCCGAACACGTCGAGGAGGTCGGCGATCGTCGCGTGCAGGCGATGGGGCGCTTCGTAAAAAATTATCGGATAGGGAAAGTCCCGCAGCGCCGTGAGGACCCTTCTGCGTTCTCCCTTCCGCCGCGGCAAAAACCCGTAAAACAAAAACGGGCCGCCGGCAAGCCCGCTGGCCACCCAAGCCGCCAGGGCGGCGCTCGGTCCGGGAACCGGAACGACGCGGACACCTTCCGCCAAAGCCCTGCGGACGAGCTCGCTTCCCGGGTCTTGGAGAAGGGGCGTACCCGCATCGCTCACCAGGGCGACGTGTTTCCCGGCATGCAGAGCCCGGAGAATTTCTTCCTCCCGCCTTCGCGGCGAATCCTTGTGGTAGCTCACGAGGGGCTT is a window encoding:
- a CDS encoding rRNA small subunit methyltransferase I, with product MNHEGNAAAQGKAVHGTLFIVSTPIGNLEDLSARARRILAEVDLVACEDTRRTKALLAHLGLRKPLVSYHKDSPRRREEEILRALHAGKHVALVSDAGTPLLQDPGSELVRRALAEGVRVVPVPGPSAALAAWVASGLAGGPFLFYGFLPRRKGERRRVLTALRDFPYPIIFYEAPHRLHATIADLLDVFGDRPASLARELTKLHEEFRRGSLEELARWAETASVRGEVTLVVAGAAEEVPRGEEPRPRVEERLAEALACVERRTKEGMGAKDAAKEAAERFSLSARELYRRFHEKGKGERESPVS
- a CDS encoding Transition state regulatory protein AbrB, yielding MIPSDIRRELGLGERDLVEISVEGDAIVVRRFESVCVFCGSKEDLLDYRRKTVCRRCAQALCRMAEESTSAGED